The nucleotide sequence ATCGTTTAGTTCCTGAAGCGAATAATCGGCAAATTCATTTCCTTTTTCGGCAGGAGCAATATTCAGGAATTCATCAATAACATCGCTTAATTCTTCATTAGTATCATCGTCTGCATCAAAATTGTCGTCATCCTCATCATAATCATCCTCTTTTGCATCGGCTTCTTCTTGTTCGCGAAGATAAATACCTGCTTTGTCTAATATATTCTGGTAGGTAAAAATAGGTGCATCAAAACGCAATGCCAATGAAATAGCATCAGACGTGCGTGCATCGATAATTTCCTCAATGCCATCTCGCTCGCAGATAATGCTTGAAAAGAAAACCCCATCGACCAACTTGTGAATGATTACCTGTTTTACAACGATATCAAAACGGTCGCAAAAAGTTTTAAACAAATCGTGCGTTAACGGACGTGGCGGTTTTAAATCTTCTTCAATGGCAATGGCAATGGCTTGTGCTTCAAATGCACCAATCACGATTGGCAGCTTTCGCTCGCCATCTACTTCATTCAAAATCAAAGCATAGGCTCCGTTTTGCGTGTGGCTGTATGAAATTCCTTTTATTGTTAATCGTACTAAACTCATAGATATAAAAATAGCCAAAAAAGGCTATTAAACAAAGATAGTATCTTTAAATTTAATAGCCTTTATTTATATATTTATTTTACGTTAATCATATTATCGTAGTTTCCAATTTTTCATTTCTTCTTGATATTCTTAATATCAATTAATTCAGATTTAAACAATTTTTTATTATTAATTTCTTTTTCAGGTTTAAAATTTACATACGTTCTAATTTCTCTTTTTTTTAAATCGATAAGATAAATAGAATCTATAATACCCTCACAATGCTCACTATAATAATCTTTATAAATTGTTATTTTCTGAATTTTACCATCTGTTAAATAAAATCTCTTAGTATAATTTCCACATTCCTGATTATTATAAATCTCCAATCCGATAATATTACCATCTTTAAAATAAGCATATCTTGGATGTAAAAAATCACCATCAGATAAAACGGAATCATTA is from Flavobacterium dauae and encodes:
- a CDS encoding bifunctional nuclease family protein, which codes for MSLVRLTIKGISYSHTQNGAYALILNEVDGERKLPIVIGAFEAQAIAIAIEEDLKPPRPLTHDLFKTFCDRFDIVVKQVIIHKLVDGVFFSSIICERDGIEEIIDARTSDAISLALRFDAPIFTYQNILDKAGIYLREQEEADAKEDDYDEDDDNFDADDDTNEELSDVIDEFLNIAPAEKGNEFADYSLQELNDMLELAVLNEDYEKAARLRDELSKRNL